The following are from one region of the Primulina eburnea isolate SZY01 chromosome 17, ASM2296580v1, whole genome shotgun sequence genome:
- the LOC140817729 gene encoding uncharacterized protein, with translation MPKKMGINSKSEASRARKNVIESERKDRESREKEDQYWREAEGAKSRAAKKREEEAEKKAEAVAKKAEARRLAEQEEKELEQSLRKPDKKANRVSIPVPKVTELDLSKRREEEQAAIQRRAEEEKKKQSRLADEEEYERMVLVANTNRDDTIIEARTVEDAIAQMTLAESLPVDKHPEKRLKASFKAFEEAELPGLKEEKPGLTHTQYKDMIWKLWKKSPDNPLNQIAERD, from the exons ATGCCGAAGAAGATGGGAATTAACAGCAAATCAGAGGCGTCCAGGGCACGAAAAAACGTAATCGAATCCGAACGCAAAGATCGTGAATCCCGTGAGAAAGAAGATCAGTACTGGCGTGAAGCCGAGGGAGCCAAGTCGCGAGCCGCTAAGAAGCGTGAAGAGGAAGCCGAGAAGAAAGCGGAGGCAGTCGCTAAGAAAGCGGAGGCTCGCCGATTGGCCGAGCAGGAGGAGAAGGAACTCGAACAAAGCCTGAGGAAGCCGGATAAGAAGGCCAATCGTGTTTCCATCCCCGTCCCTAAAGTGACGGAGTTGGATTTGAGCAAGCGTAGGGAAGAGGAGCAGGCGGCTATCCAGCGGCGTGCGGAGGAGGAAAAGAAAAAGCAGAGCCGCTTAGCCGATGAGGAGGAGTACGAGAGGATGGTACTTGTTGCCAACACCAATCGTGATGATACAATCATAGAGGCTAGGACTGTGGAGGATGCGATTGCCCAGATGACTCTGGCGGAAAGCTTACCTGTGGATAAGCATCCTGAGAAGAGGCTCAAAGCTTCTTTTAAG GCTTTTGAAGAGGCTGAGCTTCCAGGGTTGAAGGAAGAGAAACCGGGTTTAACACACACTCAATACAAAGACATGATCTGGAAACTATGGAAAAAGTCTCCAGACAACCCCCTTAACCAG ATTGCCGAGCGGGACTGA